The Pirellulales bacterium genome has a segment encoding these proteins:
- a CDS encoding GYF domain-containing protein, with the protein MPIELSCPGCNARLRLPDNAAGRQAQCPKCQTTFLAAASATAGDVTSAAASAASSTDRWTVKFSGGQSYGPVAKAQLDTWVNEGRVTGDCQLSREGQSGWLWARDVYPMLASARGAVTEPHVGQSPANPDEFKVADPTPAQPYSASPNPANPAAGANPYSSPTSANPGYYGQSGNYLKPHRGGLILTLGILGIVLCHFLGIPAWIMGSTDLKEIRAGRMDPAGQGLTQAGKILGIIACVLMMISVVFIAIAIPLAAVRHGR; encoded by the coding sequence ATGCCCATCGAACTGTCATGTCCGGGGTGCAACGCCCGGTTGCGGCTGCCGGACAACGCCGCCGGTCGGCAGGCGCAATGCCCAAAGTGCCAAACGACGTTTTTGGCGGCCGCTTCAGCGACGGCCGGCGATGTGACTTCAGCAGCCGCTTCGGCCGCGTCGTCAACCGACCGCTGGACCGTCAAGTTTTCCGGCGGCCAGAGCTATGGCCCCGTGGCCAAAGCGCAGCTCGACACTTGGGTGAATGAAGGCCGCGTCACCGGCGATTGCCAATTGTCGCGCGAGGGGCAATCCGGTTGGCTCTGGGCGCGAGATGTTTACCCGATGCTGGCATCGGCCAGGGGCGCGGTGACGGAGCCACATGTCGGACAATCGCCGGCTAATCCCGATGAATTCAAAGTTGCCGATCCGACTCCGGCCCAGCCGTATTCAGCGTCGCCAAATCCCGCCAATCCGGCCGCGGGCGCGAACCCCTATTCGTCGCCCACAAGCGCCAATCCTGGTTACTATGGCCAGAGCGGCAACTATTTGAAGCCGCATCGCGGGGGACTGATCCTGACGCTGGGCATTCTCGGCATTGTGCTCTGTCATTTCCTGGGGATTCCGGCATGGATCATGGGGAGTACGGATCTCAAGGAGATCCGCGCTGGGCGAATGGACCCCGCCGGCCAAGGATTGACCCAGGCCGGGAAAATCCTTGGGATCATCGCCTGCGTGCTGATGATGATCAGCGTCGTCTTCATTGCAATCGCGATCCCGCTGGCTGCGGTCAGACACGGACGGTAA
- a CDS encoding DUF2442 domain-containing protein, giving the protein MNTAASGDPRIQRVEVSDELITAQLTDGRVISVPLAWSWRLSNATPDQRRKFEILGDGEGVHWPDIDEDISAHGMLSGAPARPPKQTA; this is encoded by the coding sequence ATGAACACTGCGGCGAGTGGCGACCCTAGGATACAGCGCGTCGAAGTGAGCGACGAGTTGATTACCGCACAGTTGACCGACGGGCGCGTTATCAGCGTGCCTCTGGCATGGTCATGGCGCCTGTCAAATGCCACTCCGGACCAGCGCCGCAAGTTCGAGATCCTCGGCGACGGAGAGGGTGTCCATTGGCCGGATATCGACGAGGACATCAGCGCTCATGGGATGCTGTCTGGAGCACCCGCTCGGCCGCCGAAGCAAACCGCTTGA
- the pyrH gene encoding UMP kinase — translation MSADDSLPPRYRRVVLKLSGESFCHAGERGISMDEVVHLARQTVQAAKRGVQIAIVMGGGNILRGAQFTAGNASIQEATAHYMGMLATVINGLALQDALESLGCETRLLTAIRMDGVAEPYIRRRARRHLEKGRIVLLAAGTGSPFVTTDTAAAQRALELEADILLKATRVDGVFSDDPEKNPHAILYRELTYQAVREQNLRVMDPTAIAQCMEHNMPILVFNFKKERNIERAVNGERVGTIIGARD, via the coding sequence ATGTCCGCTGACGACTCGTTGCCGCCCCGTTACCGCCGCGTCGTGCTCAAGCTCTCCGGCGAGAGCTTTTGCCATGCGGGCGAGCGCGGGATCAGCATGGACGAGGTCGTGCATCTCGCCCGCCAGACCGTTCAGGCCGCCAAGCGCGGCGTGCAGATCGCGATCGTCATGGGGGGCGGCAATATCCTCCGCGGCGCGCAATTCACCGCCGGAAATGCCAGCATTCAGGAGGCCACGGCCCATTACATGGGGATGCTGGCCACCGTGATCAATGGGCTGGCGCTGCAAGACGCGCTGGAATCGCTCGGCTGCGAGACGCGATTGTTGACGGCGATCCGCATGGACGGCGTGGCCGAGCCGTATATTCGCCGCCGAGCACGACGGCATCTCGAGAAAGGGCGAATCGTGCTCTTGGCCGCCGGCACCGGCAGCCCGTTTGTGACCACCGACACGGCTGCCGCTCAACGGGCTCTCGAACTCGAGGCCGACATTCTCCTCAAAGCCACGCGGGTCGACGGCGTATTCTCCGACGATCCGGAGAAGAATCCGCACGCCATCCTTTATCGGGAACTCACCTATCAAGCGGTCCGCGAGCAGAACCTCCGCGTGATGGACCCCACCGCCATCGCCCAGTGCATGGAGCACAACATGCCGATCCTCGTGTTCAATTTCAAGAAGGAAAGGAACATCGAGCGAGCGGTGAACGGCGAGCGGGTAGGGACGATCATCGGGGCCCGGGACTAG
- the rpsB gene encoding 30S ribosomal protein S2 — protein sequence MPSVSAKELIEAGVHFGHRASRWNPRMRPYIFGRRNLIHIIDVRETIRGLLRAKKYLKQVAAGGSLVLFVGTKRQAAETIQREASRCGMPFVNDRWLGGTLTNFRTIRSRLSRLEELEKLMASEDFATYSKKMQSALKREFRKMYRNLNGIRTMNRAPDCMVIIDPKKEKNSVSEARKIGVSTVSLIDTDCDPDLIDLPIPGNDDSIRSIELIVQQLADAVLDGKAEAATMGHGKAEASGASAKDKDAASQANGAPVEVAQTATA from the coding sequence GTGCCCAGTGTCTCAGCGAAAGAATTGATTGAAGCCGGAGTTCATTTTGGCCATCGCGCCAGTCGTTGGAATCCGCGGATGCGGCCGTATATCTTCGGCCGCCGCAATCTAATCCATATCATCGACGTTCGCGAAACGATCCGCGGCTTGCTGCGGGCGAAGAAGTATCTCAAGCAGGTCGCCGCCGGCGGAAGCCTCGTGCTGTTCGTCGGCACGAAGCGGCAGGCCGCCGAAACGATTCAGCGCGAAGCATCGCGGTGCGGAATGCCGTTTGTGAACGACCGCTGGCTCGGCGGAACGCTCACCAACTTCCGCACGATCCGCAGCCGGCTGAGCCGCCTTGAAGAACTCGAGAAATTGATGGCGTCCGAAGATTTCGCCACCTACTCGAAGAAGATGCAATCGGCGCTGAAGCGCGAATTCCGCAAAATGTATCGCAATCTCAACGGCATCCGCACCATGAACCGCGCGCCGGATTGCATGGTGATCATCGACCCAAAAAAGGAAAAGAACTCGGTCAGCGAGGCCCGCAAGATCGGCGTCTCGACCGTGTCATTGATCGACACGGATTGCGATCCGGACCTGATCGATTTGCCGATTCCGGGGAACGACGACAGTATCCGCTCGATCGAGTTGATCGTACAGCAGTTGGCCGACGCGGTGCTCGATGGCAAGGCCGAAGCCGCGACGATGGGGCACGGCAAAGCGGAGGCGTCGGGCGCATCAGCGAAAGATAAAGATGCCGCTTCGCAGGCGAACGGCGCCCCGGTCGAAGTTGCTCAAACGGCGACAGCCTGA
- a CDS encoding MIP/aquaporin family protein — protein sequence MDGFLGEFLGTMVLILLGDGVVAGVLLNRSKAQNAGWIAITAGWAFAVMGGVFTARKFGAPGFINPVGPLAALVLGDLKASAVPLYVAGEFLGAFTGAVLVWLHYLPHWCETTDRSLKLAVFCTAPAIRRPLMNFLSEAIATFTLVFVGAAIIEKEIGRGFVAPVGGALVWGIGLSLGGPTGYAINPARDLGPRCAHALLPIAGKGGSDWSYAWVPVIGPILGALAAALLLRSLGA from the coding sequence GTGGACGGATTTCTGGGCGAGTTCCTTGGCACGATGGTGCTGATTCTGCTTGGCGACGGGGTCGTTGCCGGGGTGTTATTGAACCGGTCGAAGGCGCAAAATGCCGGCTGGATCGCGATTACCGCCGGCTGGGCGTTTGCTGTGATGGGGGGCGTATTCACGGCCCGCAAGTTCGGCGCGCCGGGCTTCATCAACCCGGTTGGCCCACTGGCGGCGCTAGTGCTCGGCGACTTGAAGGCGTCCGCCGTGCCGCTTTATGTTGCCGGCGAGTTCCTCGGCGCGTTCACTGGCGCCGTGCTGGTGTGGCTTCATTACCTGCCGCACTGGTGCGAGACGACCGACCGCAGCCTGAAGCTGGCGGTTTTCTGCACCGCCCCGGCGATTCGCCGCCCGCTCATGAACTTTCTGAGCGAGGCGATCGCCACGTTCACGCTGGTATTCGTCGGCGCCGCGATCATCGAGAAAGAGATCGGCCGGGGCTTCGTCGCGCCCGTGGGTGGGGCGCTGGTCTGGGGGATTGGCTTGAGTCTGGGAGGCCCGACCGGCTACGCGATCAACCCAGCCCGCGACCTTGGCCCGCGCTGCGCGCATGCCCTGCTGCCCATCGCCGGCAAAGGGGGCTCCGACTGGAGCTATGCCTGGGTGCCGGTGATCGGGCCGATCCTCGGCGCGCTCGCCGCAGCGCTGCTCCTGCGATCGCTGGGTGCCTAA
- a CDS encoding peptidylprolyl isomerase, producing MVRKDAAGSASRWGRWKSRLSVAAGAMAVIVACIAIRAIRGPQIANAKDPAAGRSTGAVQQASATTQAAPQKPQVVAVVNGEDVGRQELAQECLVHYGKEVLEAMVNKYLIVQFCQQQNVTVNKQEVNDEIDRMARKFSLTVDQWLKMLQQERGITADQYANDIVWPTLALKKLAADRLKPTQQELQDAFDMQYGEAVKARIIITKDLPTANKIAAQAKSDPENFGALAVKYSIDASASANGMIPPIHHHMGDEQIEQWAFHLRPSEVSDPIQFRGQFAILKCDGRMPPSNVRFEDVRGKLTEALRDRKLHTAAADVFKQLQSKAVVQNVLNDSVKSQEMPGVAAIINDRKITLRELAEECIDRHGTEVLEGTINHKLLEQALRNKRITIGDDDLNAEIARAALAMGKLDKQKRPDVNAWIEAVTKEQGITVETYYHDAVWPSVALKKLVGDVQVNQEDMQRGFTANYGPRVRCRVIMLANERKAQEVWELARAELQKQHPDPEFFGKLAEQYSIDPSRTLQGRVPPIQRYGGMTQLEDEAFKLKAGDLSSIITLGDKCVILFCEGYTEPQKVEMADVRDLLFEDIHEKKIRLAMADEFNRLRDSAQIDNFLAGTSQSPKHPGAAGHGTKDAESAMNSDRAGSAGRK from the coding sequence ATGGTACGCAAGGATGCTGCTGGAAGCGCTTCGCGCTGGGGCCGCTGGAAGAGCCGATTGAGCGTCGCCGCCGGAGCGATGGCGGTGATCGTCGCCTGCATTGCGATTCGCGCGATTCGCGGGCCGCAAATCGCCAACGCCAAGGATCCCGCGGCCGGACGGAGCACCGGCGCCGTGCAACAAGCGAGCGCGACCACGCAGGCCGCCCCGCAGAAGCCACAAGTCGTGGCCGTGGTCAACGGCGAGGACGTCGGCCGCCAGGAATTGGCCCAGGAGTGCCTCGTTCATTATGGCAAGGAAGTCCTCGAAGCGATGGTCAATAAGTACCTGATCGTTCAGTTCTGCCAGCAGCAGAATGTGACGGTCAATAAACAGGAGGTCAATGACGAGATCGACCGCATGGCCCGCAAGTTCAGCCTGACCGTCGATCAATGGCTGAAGATGCTGCAACAAGAGCGCGGCATCACCGCGGACCAGTATGCCAACGACATCGTCTGGCCGACGCTCGCTCTGAAGAAGCTTGCGGCCGATCGCTTGAAGCCGACCCAGCAGGAATTGCAGGATGCTTTCGACATGCAATACGGCGAGGCAGTCAAGGCCCGGATCATCATCACAAAAGACCTTCCGACGGCAAACAAAATTGCCGCTCAGGCGAAGAGCGATCCGGAGAACTTTGGTGCGCTGGCGGTCAAATACTCGATCGACGCCAGCGCGAGCGCCAACGGCATGATCCCTCCGATCCATCATCACATGGGCGACGAGCAGATCGAGCAATGGGCATTCCATTTGCGGCCAAGCGAGGTGTCCGATCCGATTCAGTTTCGCGGGCAGTTTGCAATCCTCAAGTGCGACGGCCGAATGCCGCCGTCGAACGTACGGTTCGAGGATGTTCGCGGCAAGCTGACCGAGGCACTCCGCGACCGCAAGCTGCACACCGCCGCCGCGGACGTCTTCAAGCAGCTTCAATCGAAGGCCGTCGTGCAGAATGTCCTCAACGATTCGGTGAAAAGCCAGGAAATGCCCGGCGTGGCGGCGATCATCAACGACCGGAAGATCACGCTTCGCGAATTGGCTGAGGAGTGCATCGACCGGCACGGCACGGAGGTGCTCGAAGGCACGATCAACCACAAGCTGCTCGAACAAGCGCTCCGCAACAAGCGCATCACGATCGGCGACGATGATCTGAATGCCGAGATTGCCCGAGCCGCGCTGGCGATGGGCAAGCTCGACAAGCAAAAGCGGCCCGACGTGAACGCCTGGATCGAGGCGGTCACAAAAGAGCAGGGGATCACCGTCGAGACGTACTATCACGACGCCGTTTGGCCCTCGGTGGCGCTCAAGAAGCTGGTGGGCGACGTGCAAGTGAATCAGGAAGACATGCAGCGCGGGTTCACGGCCAATTACGGCCCCCGAGTGCGTTGCCGAGTGATCATGCTGGCGAATGAGCGGAAGGCGCAAGAAGTTTGGGAACTGGCACGAGCCGAGCTGCAGAAGCAGCATCCCGATCCTGAGTTTTTCGGAAAGCTGGCCGAGCAATACTCGATCGACCCCAGCCGCACGCTCCAAGGACGCGTCCCGCCGATTCAGCGCTACGGCGGCATGACGCAGCTCGAGGACGAAGCGTTCAAGCTCAAGGCGGGCGACCTGTCGAGCATCATCACCCTCGGCGACAAGTGCGTCATTCTCTTCTGCGAGGGCTACACCGAGCCGCAGAAGGTGGAAATGGCCGACGTTCGCGATCTGCTGTTCGAGGACATCCACGAAAAGAAGATCCGCCTCGCCATGGCCGACGAGTTCAACCGCCTCCGCGATTCGGCCCAGATCGATAACTTCCTGGCCGGAACGTCGCAAAGCCCGAAGCACCCCGGCGCCGCCGGCCACGGCACGAAGGACGCCGAGTCCGCGATGAATTCGGACCGAGCGGGCTCGGCGGGACGGAAATAG
- the tsf gene encoding translation elongation factor Ts gives MPEISAAAVKGLRERTGLPMMECKRALQETGGDEAAAVDWLRKQGIKTQETRLGRDTSAGRIAVFADVAQDTGAMIELFCESAPVSNSPDFRQLAMDLAKQLATGPGAATAEELLAQPSPSKPGITLAQQKDELFNRMREVVKVGRIERFKAPSGGYAHHDGSIGALVEVSGGENDTAKDVAMHVAAQKPKVVAKEHLDPAEIDKERDILSVAARKEGKPENIIAKMVEGRLRNFFGEKVLLEQPFVKDDKQTVGQMAKKSGMEIKRFVRWELGKE, from the coding sequence ATGCCAGAAATCAGTGCCGCGGCCGTCAAAGGGCTGCGCGAGCGGACCGGGCTGCCGATGATGGAATGCAAGCGGGCCTTGCAAGAGACCGGGGGCGATGAAGCCGCCGCCGTCGATTGGCTTCGCAAGCAGGGAATCAAAACTCAGGAAACTCGCTTGGGCCGAGATACGTCCGCCGGGCGAATCGCGGTGTTCGCCGACGTCGCCCAGGACACCGGGGCAATGATCGAATTGTTCTGCGAAAGCGCCCCGGTGTCGAACAGCCCGGATTTTCGCCAACTCGCCATGGATCTTGCCAAGCAATTGGCCACCGGTCCCGGAGCGGCGACGGCAGAGGAATTGCTTGCCCAGCCCTCGCCGTCCAAGCCGGGAATAACTCTCGCACAACAGAAGGACGAGTTGTTCAATCGCATGCGCGAAGTCGTCAAAGTTGGGCGAATCGAGCGCTTCAAAGCGCCCTCGGGCGGATATGCGCACCACGACGGCTCGATCGGCGCGCTCGTCGAAGTGAGCGGCGGCGAGAACGATACGGCCAAGGACGTGGCCATGCACGTGGCCGCTCAAAAACCCAAAGTCGTCGCCAAGGAACATCTCGATCCGGCCGAGATCGACAAGGAGCGCGATATTCTTTCGGTCGCCGCCCGCAAGGAAGGCAAGCCCGAGAACATCATCGCCAAGATGGTCGAGGGGCGGTTGCGCAATTTCTTCGGCGAGAAGGTGCTGCTCGAACAGCCGTTCGTCAAAGACGACAAGCAGACCGTCGGCCAGATGGCCAAGAAATCGGGAATGGAGATCAAGCGATTCGTCCGCTGGGAGTTGGGCAAGGAATGA
- the frr gene encoding ribosome recycling factor, whose protein sequence is MPADEILLDAEERMEKAVDVFKHSLAGIRTGRANPGLVDSLRVEVYGAATPIKSVAQVGAPEPTQIVIRPFDPATIKDIEKAIRSSDLGLNPQNDGRVIRINIPPLSTDVRRKLVARIKDLGEEAKVSIRNVRRDGNKLADQEQKDKVLTEDDRDALKDEIQELTKKYEAKVADLAKAKESEVMEN, encoded by the coding sequence ATGCCTGCTGACGAAATCCTGCTGGACGCCGAAGAGCGGATGGAAAAGGCCGTCGACGTCTTCAAACATTCGCTGGCCGGGATTCGCACCGGCCGGGCGAATCCCGGCCTGGTCGATTCGCTCCGCGTCGAAGTCTATGGCGCGGCGACGCCAATCAAGTCGGTCGCGCAGGTCGGCGCCCCGGAACCGACGCAGATCGTGATCCGCCCTTTCGATCCCGCGACGATCAAGGACATCGAGAAGGCGATTCGCTCGAGTGATTTGGGCCTAAATCCGCAAAACGACGGCCGTGTGATCCGGATCAACATCCCGCCTCTTTCTACCGACGTGCGGCGGAAGCTGGTCGCCCGAATTAAGGATTTAGGGGAAGAAGCGAAAGTCTCGATCCGCAATGTCCGCCGCGACGGCAACAAGCTGGCCGATCAGGAACAGAAAGACAAAGTGCTAACCGAAGACGACCGCGACGCGCTCAAGGATGAAATCCAAGAGCTGACGAAGAAGTATGAGGCCAAAGTGGCCGATCTGGCGAAGGCCAAAGAATCGGAAGTGATGGAAAACTAA
- a CDS encoding deoxyribonuclease IV, protein MPILGAHQSIAGGYYRAAEIARQCGCDAVQVFTKNNNQWRAKEITDDDVARFRAGMEEAKLAHPLSHDSYLINLAAPDEELWRKSVEAYIVELQRAERLGIPYVVTHPGSYTSSSEDAGLARIVQALDEVHRQTRGLCVKTLLENTAGQGTNLGWQFEQLATILAGVKDPDRIGVCIDTCHLFAAGYPLGTPKEYKATFKQLDNLVGLKLVKAFHLNDSKRELGSRVDRHEHIGKGHLGLDAFRLLLNDPRFQKIPMYLETPKEADGENRGIELDSMNLATLRGLVESPG, encoded by the coding sequence ATGCCCATTCTCGGCGCCCACCAATCGATCGCCGGCGGATACTATCGTGCCGCCGAAATTGCCCGGCAATGCGGCTGTGATGCTGTTCAGGTGTTTACTAAGAACAATAATCAGTGGCGGGCTAAGGAAATCACGGATGACGACGTGGCCCGGTTTCGGGCTGGGATGGAGGAAGCCAAGCTAGCCCATCCGTTGTCGCACGATTCGTATCTGATCAATCTGGCCGCGCCGGATGAGGAGCTGTGGCGGAAATCGGTCGAGGCTTACATCGTCGAACTTCAGCGCGCCGAGCGGCTAGGAATCCCATACGTCGTCACCCATCCCGGTTCGTACACGTCGTCGAGCGAAGATGCCGGACTAGCGCGGATCGTCCAGGCACTGGACGAAGTGCATCGCCAGACGCGCGGCCTGTGCGTCAAGACGCTCTTGGAAAACACGGCCGGTCAGGGGACCAATCTCGGCTGGCAATTCGAGCAGCTCGCAACGATCCTCGCCGGCGTCAAGGATCCCGACCGCATTGGCGTCTGCATCGACACTTGCCACCTGTTCGCCGCCGGTTATCCGCTGGGGACGCCGAAGGAATACAAGGCGACCTTCAAGCAGCTCGACAATCTCGTGGGCCTCAAGCTCGTGAAGGCGTTTCATTTGAACGACAGCAAACGCGAACTCGGCTCCCGCGTCGATCGGCACGAACACATCGGCAAGGGCCATCTTGGCCTCGACGCGTTCCGCTTGCTGCTCAACGACCCGCGATTTCAGAAAATCCCCATGTATCTGGAAACGCCCAAGGAAGCCGATGGCGAGAATCGCGGCATCGAACTGGATTCGATGAACCTGGCGACGCTTCGCGGGCTCGTCGAATCCCCCGGTTGA
- a CDS encoding DUF4160 domain-containing protein: MPTIPGIPGPYRFFFYSFDCNEPRHVHVPRDRKTCKFWLSPISLASNGRLNATELNRIRGIIVDDLDQIIEAWDEHCGEWRP; this comes from the coding sequence GTGCCGACCATTCCGGGAATTCCCGGTCCTTATCGGTTCTTTTTCTATAGTTTCGACTGCAATGAACCTCGCCACGTTCATGTGCCGCGAGATCGAAAGACCTGTAAGTTCTGGCTGAGCCCGATCTCTTTGGCATCAAACGGCCGTCTCAACGCCACGGAATTGAATCGCATTCGAGGCATAATTGTCGACGATTTGGATCAAATCATCGAGGCTTGGGATGAACACTGCGGCGAGTGGCGACCCTAG